In a single window of the Methylococcus sp. Mc7 genome:
- a CDS encoding nucleotidyltransferase domain-containing protein — MRISPQTRSVIRQTAAELFGDEARVVLFGSRTDDDQRGGDIDLPNIDAEKQRKSLTFVARLQRRPGDQRIDVLVADPSTPELPIYRIAREAGIAL; from the coding sequence ATGCGCATCAGCCCGCAGACTCGCAGCGTCATCCGGCAAACCGCCGCCGAGCTGTTCGGCGACGAGGCGCGCGTCGTTCTGTTCGGTTCCAGAACCGACGACGACCAACGCGGCGGCGACATCGACCTGCCGAATATCGACGCGGAAAAACAACGCAAGAGCCTGACCTTCGTGGCCCGCCTTCAAAGACGGCCGGGCGACCAGCGGATCGACGTCCTGGTAGCCGACCCGTCGACGCCGGAACTGCCGATATACCGGATCGCGCGTGAAGCCGGGATAGCGCTGTGA
- a CDS encoding pilin produces MKAVQKGFTLIELMIVVAIIGVLAAVALPAYQDYTVRAKVSELLLTAAKYRTDITEKCQLAGTCTASGTSLTVQIGGKITGGSVSDDGIVKIKGSTATDSVGAAVSITLTPSWNSAMGSAVWSCTGAPARYVPGSCR; encoded by the coding sequence ATGAAAGCGGTGCAAAAAGGTTTTACATTGATCGAGCTGATGATCGTCGTGGCGATCATCGGCGTCTTGGCCGCGGTCGCCTTGCCGGCCTACCAGGACTATACGGTTCGGGCCAAGGTTTCAGAACTGCTTCTCACGGCTGCGAAATATCGAACCGACATCACTGAAAAATGCCAGTTGGCTGGTACTTGTACCGCTTCTGGGACCAGTCTGACAGTCCAAATTGGTGGAAAGATAACGGGCGGTAGCGTTAGCGACGATGGAATTGTCAAAATAAAGGGAAGTACGGCAACTGATAGCGTAGGTGCGGCTGTAAGTATTACGCTTACTCCAAGCTGGAACTCGGCAATGGGGTCGGCTGTTTGGTCGTGCACCGGTGCGCCGGCCAGATACGTACCAGGCTCGTGCCGCTGA
- a CDS encoding tetratricopeptide repeat protein — translation MMVTVSDEVQSKAHVCCQRGLAELAANNLDSALTWLEQAIDHDPECANAYAALGEIYQQKNELAEADYCLRMALRCRPDSSEILHKLARNCIALGNRPEALAILKEAKGRHLDSGAFLSQLALIYDDLDEIDLTIRTWEEVIALNPRDASAHSNLGLQWHYGKGDVDKAIACFRRALDLKPDLTEARFNLCQARADAGEVEQALAGFEPLLAEPFREEVMFHRSVVLLKNRRFEEGWRDYHLRWRYRGTQNRHFPFPNWDGQPCPGKTLLIYGEQGLGDEIMFSSCIKDVLEKSGARVVLECNLRLECLFRRSFPGVTVIGAARAQSGLERLADVAPIDFQVAIGDLPSIFRTEEAAFPDHRGYLKADPERVAFWRNRLAALGDGPKIGISWRGGQGKTRREARSIPLQEWLPILATDGMHFVSLQYTDCRTELEALSDNYGLKVLHWQEAIDDYDETAALVMALDRVVTVCTSIVHLTGALGRPGWVLVPRVPEWRYLASGQTMPWYPSVRLIRQPRSGDWTPVLHGVARQLSAGKP, via the coding sequence ATGATGGTAACGGTATCGGATGAGGTACAGAGCAAAGCGCACGTCTGTTGTCAGCGGGGGCTGGCGGAGCTGGCGGCGAACAATCTCGATTCCGCGCTGACATGGCTGGAGCAGGCCATCGACCACGATCCAGAATGTGCCAATGCGTATGCTGCGCTGGGTGAAATCTATCAGCAGAAGAACGAGCTGGCCGAGGCGGATTACTGTTTAAGGATGGCCTTGCGCTGCCGTCCCGATTCATCCGAAATTCTGCATAAGCTGGCCAGGAATTGCATTGCCCTTGGGAACAGGCCGGAAGCGCTTGCCATCCTGAAGGAGGCCAAGGGCCGCCATTTGGATTCAGGTGCATTCTTATCGCAGCTTGCGTTGATCTACGACGATTTGGACGAAATCGATCTGACGATCCGCACCTGGGAAGAGGTGATCGCATTGAACCCTCGGGATGCGTCGGCCCATAGCAATCTGGGGCTGCAGTGGCACTACGGAAAAGGCGACGTCGACAAGGCAATCGCGTGTTTCAGGCGGGCACTGGACTTGAAACCCGATCTGACGGAGGCCCGCTTCAACCTGTGCCAGGCCCGAGCGGACGCGGGCGAGGTGGAGCAAGCCCTCGCCGGATTCGAACCGTTGCTGGCAGAACCGTTCCGCGAAGAAGTGATGTTTCACCGCTCCGTCGTGCTGCTTAAAAACCGGCGCTTCGAGGAAGGATGGCGGGACTATCACCTCCGCTGGCGTTATCGCGGCACGCAGAACCGCCATTTCCCGTTTCCGAACTGGGACGGCCAGCCCTGTCCCGGAAAAACCTTGCTGATTTACGGTGAACAGGGCTTGGGGGATGAAATCATGTTTTCATCCTGCATCAAGGATGTTCTGGAGAAATCGGGGGCGAGGGTGGTTCTGGAATGTAACCTCCGCCTCGAATGCCTGTTTCGGCGTTCGTTTCCGGGCGTTACGGTAATCGGCGCGGCTAGAGCACAATCCGGTCTCGAGCGTCTGGCGGATGTGGCGCCCATCGACTTTCAAGTGGCGATAGGTGATCTGCCCAGCATCTTTCGCACCGAAGAGGCCGCCTTTCCCGACCATCGGGGTTACCTCAAGGCCGATCCGGAACGCGTGGCATTTTGGAGAAACCGGCTGGCGGCGTTGGGCGACGGTCCAAAGATCGGCATCTCCTGGCGCGGGGGACAGGGCAAGACCCGGCGGGAGGCGCGTTCGATTCCGCTCCAAGAATGGCTGCCGATTCTTGCCACCGACGGCATGCATTTCGTGAGTCTGCAATACACCGACTGCCGAACCGAGCTGGAAGCGCTGTCGGATAACTACGGCCTTAAGGTTCTCCACTGGCAGGAAGCGATCGATGACTATGACGAAACCGCCGCCTTGGTGATGGCGTTGGACAGAGTTGTCACGGTGTGCACTTCCATCGTCCATCTGACCGGAGCCTTGGGCCGTCCGGGCTGGGTATTGGTTCCACGTGTGCCGGAATGGCGGTATCTCGCTTCGGGACAGACCATGCCCTGGTATCCTTCGGTGCGGCTGATCCGCCAACCGCGCTCGGGGGATTGGACACCCGTGCTGCATGGCGTTGCGCGGCAATTGAGCGCCGGGAAGCCATAG
- a CDS encoding GNAT family N-acetyltransferase, whose product MPQLQKAKHLIGRSLVLRNATVADAGFILSLRTDRSKSKYLSYTPPEIEKQIKWLENYATKSDQAYFIIEDKFGGEIGVVRLYDQRGDSFCWGSWILKNNAPQSAAIESALIIYAYAISHLGFNQAHFDVRKDNKKVWQFHERFGAMRIGETADDYLYQIGLKDITASLRRYKKFLPGPIVVVNYDES is encoded by the coding sequence ATGCCACAACTGCAAAAAGCAAAACACCTGATAGGAAGAAGCTTAGTATTACGTAACGCGACTGTAGCCGACGCTGGTTTCATCCTATCGTTACGCACAGACAGAAGCAAGTCAAAATATCTATCATACACCCCTCCCGAAATAGAAAAACAAATTAAGTGGCTAGAAAATTATGCCACCAAATCTGACCAAGCCTATTTCATTATTGAAGACAAATTCGGAGGAGAGATTGGCGTTGTTCGTCTCTACGACCAACGCGGAGATAGCTTCTGCTGGGGAAGTTGGATACTTAAGAACAATGCCCCACAAAGTGCCGCAATTGAATCCGCCCTCATTATTTACGCCTACGCGATCAGCCACCTAGGATTTAACCAAGCCCACTTCGACGTCCGCAAGGATAACAAGAAGGTTTGGCAATTTCATGAACGATTTGGCGCTATGCGTATTGGAGAAACAGCCGACGATTATCTTTATCAAATTGGCTTGAAGGACATTACCGCTTCATTACGTCGATATAAAAAATTCCTTCCCGGCCCAATCGTGGTAGTGAACTACGATGAATCTTAA
- a CDS encoding tetratricopeptide repeat protein yields MGILRRLTASISLDLRYGRKIALAGDLINSEKFDEAEEIVISVLGSKPAHAEALHLAGFIAHRRGDQHRAVELISNAIRHAPDNSLFHFNLGNALLASGATEAGIEALQNSTKLNPERVDAWINLGLALIDAKRHPEAVSAFEQVLELAPEHDVDIAFASALVGAETTRNEPRVLDRVIELLESKPRHGYERYAARVILARALEHRNRLSEAIAQHQALLELNPEHVGIRNNLARCLVQLGRVDEAREHYRLCVKAAPDKFHAFSALLAGLNYEPDMTPEAHEAELRNWETLLALPHYPKDHEFPNERDPERPLKIGYLSPDLRQHVVGHNFLPVLEHRNRERFSVVCYHIGEQADDLSRRIAALSDDWRHIHGVSDDEVAAAIREDRVDILVDLSGHTSKTQPLVFARKPAPVQVSWLGYFDTTGLATMDWFITDPYSSPPDQKQYFSERLYRMPHTRLYYHPYPDMPEVGELPAKRNGYVTFGCLNNLAKINTQVLDLWAQILAASPTSHLLIQTLALCDKLNLERFRALCVERGIDPARLELRPATPLEKFAHTYYEIDIALDPFPFCGGFTSFDALWMGVPVVTLEQQRLVGRQTLSMLRNLGLPELIARTKDDYVAIALGLSSDWKKLEQLRSELRPRFIQSPLIDYRGFTGDLERAYRFFWKNHCTNGFSP; encoded by the coding sequence ATGGGAATATTGCGACGATTAACGGCTAGCATCTCGCTCGATCTCCGGTATGGCAGAAAAATCGCCCTTGCAGGCGACCTGATTAACTCGGAGAAGTTCGATGAGGCAGAGGAGATTGTTATATCAGTACTTGGTAGCAAACCGGCGCATGCGGAGGCACTACACCTTGCAGGCTTCATTGCTCACCGCAGAGGTGACCAGCATCGGGCGGTGGAGCTAATTTCTAACGCGATCCGACATGCTCCCGACAATAGCCTTTTTCATTTCAACCTGGGCAATGCGCTTCTGGCGTCCGGTGCCACCGAAGCAGGAATTGAAGCGCTTCAAAATTCGACGAAGCTGAATCCGGAAAGGGTGGACGCCTGGATTAACCTGGGGCTCGCGTTGATTGACGCGAAGCGTCATCCGGAAGCCGTATCGGCATTCGAACAGGTATTGGAACTTGCACCTGAACACGACGTCGATATCGCATTTGCGTCCGCACTAGTGGGTGCGGAAACGACGCGAAATGAGCCGCGAGTGCTTGACCGGGTGATCGAGCTGCTCGAGTCGAAACCCAGACATGGCTATGAACGTTATGCCGCGCGCGTCATTTTGGCGAGGGCGCTGGAACACCGGAACCGGCTCAGCGAGGCCATCGCGCAGCATCAGGCGCTGCTCGAACTGAACCCCGAACATGTCGGGATACGCAACAATCTCGCCCGCTGTCTGGTACAGCTCGGGCGCGTCGATGAAGCCAGGGAGCACTATCGACTATGCGTGAAAGCAGCCCCGGATAAGTTCCATGCGTTTTCGGCCTTGCTCGCTGGCCTGAATTATGAGCCGGACATGACCCCGGAAGCGCACGAGGCGGAACTGCGCAACTGGGAAACACTACTGGCGCTACCCCATTATCCGAAAGATCACGAATTCCCGAATGAGCGCGATCCTGAGCGCCCCCTCAAAATTGGATATCTCTCTCCCGATCTGCGGCAGCACGTGGTTGGCCACAATTTCCTGCCCGTACTCGAACACCGGAACCGGGAGCGGTTTTCGGTTGTTTGTTATCACATCGGAGAGCAGGCGGACGATCTGAGCCGCAGAATCGCCGCGCTGTCCGATGACTGGCGCCATATTCATGGGGTTTCCGACGATGAAGTTGCGGCGGCCATCCGTGAGGACCGTGTCGATATTCTCGTGGATTTGTCCGGCCATACCTCAAAAACCCAGCCCTTGGTTTTTGCCCGCAAGCCGGCTCCCGTCCAGGTGAGTTGGCTTGGCTATTTCGATACAACGGGGCTCGCCACGATGGACTGGTTCATCACCGATCCGTATTCATCACCTCCGGATCAGAAGCAGTATTTCTCCGAGCGGCTGTACCGGATGCCGCATACCCGCCTCTATTACCATCCTTATCCAGACATGCCGGAGGTGGGTGAACTGCCGGCCAAACGGAACGGCTACGTCACGTTCGGCTGTCTGAACAATCTGGCAAAGATCAATACGCAAGTGCTGGATCTCTGGGCACAGATTTTGGCTGCGTCGCCGACCAGCCACCTGCTCATCCAGACACTCGCTCTGTGCGACAAGCTCAACCTCGAGAGGTTTCGCGCTCTTTGTGTCGAACGGGGCATAGACCCCGCCCGGCTCGAACTTCGGCCTGCAACGCCACTGGAAAAGTTCGCGCATACTTATTACGAAATCGACATTGCGCTCGACCCATTTCCCTTTTGCGGCGGATTTACCAGTTTCGACGCACTGTGGATGGGCGTGCCGGTCGTCACACTGGAACAGCAGCGGCTGGTGGGTCGCCAGACTCTCAGCATGCTGAGGAACCTAGGGCTGCCGGAACTCATTGCCAGAACGAAGGACGACTATGTCGCGATCGCGCTTGGACTCAGCAGTGACTGGAAGAAACTCGAGCAATTGAGATCAGAGCTTCGGCCACGGTTCATCCAGTCTCCTCTGATCGACTACCGGGGGTTCACCGGCGATCTTGAGCGCGCTTATCGCTTCTTCTGGAAAAACCACTGCACCAATGGCTTTTCACCGTAG
- a CDS encoding tetratricopeptide repeat protein, whose amino-acid sequence MLLRLLKDICFPEGAGSSRKAETGALPLSGVRPSRTNGGESIESDDTAIDRLYQQVEKALAEGDLALAEACCQKALELRPEAALASLHLARVRLAQRRLPEASECLNRAESVPGLVAKTRNRIGIVWLDLDDCARAETCFRSILAKDDTHAYAWCNLGIALQRKGDLDESLACFRRSLEFMPDFAEAIYNLGLLLRDLGRPAEALEMLERALSLKPAFALAQANIGVVHQDLGDIDEASAAFDRALELEPESGDIHLTKAHLLLSAGRFREGWEEQEYRRLAPEFPRGRFPFPEWKGEDLTGKNLLVYAEQGIGDEIMLAGCFPDLFAKGGRCVIECDPRLETLYRRSFPQAEFAGKRFKKPDTWLEAFRPIDLQIPVGSLPRFFRNEEADFPRHSGYLAADPQRVGRWKERLAALGPGLKIGLSWRGGTSRTNAYLRSIPLETWLPVLSRPNTHFVNLQYTDCRAELDSFHSRHGIRIHSWREIESDYEETAALVASLDLVISVCTAVVHLAGALGVPVWVLVPSSPGWRYMREGASLPWYPAARLFRQAEPLHWEPVIVEIGTELESLTNAFSLRNFDDVAVAR is encoded by the coding sequence ATGCTGCTGCGGTTACTCAAGGATATCTGCTTCCCGGAAGGGGCGGGGAGTTCGCGTAAAGCGGAAACCGGCGCACTTCCCCTATCCGGGGTGCGCCCTTCCCGTACCAATGGAGGGGAATCGATCGAGTCCGACGACACGGCGATAGATCGGCTTTATCAGCAAGTCGAGAAAGCTTTGGCGGAGGGCGATCTCGCCCTCGCGGAAGCTTGCTGCCAAAAAGCCCTGGAGCTGCGGCCCGAGGCGGCCCTTGCCAGTCTCCATCTTGCCAGGGTCAGGCTTGCTCAAAGGCGTCTGCCGGAAGCCTCGGAATGTCTGAACCGGGCCGAAAGCGTCCCAGGACTCGTCGCGAAAACCCGCAACCGCATCGGGATCGTCTGGCTGGACCTGGACGACTGCGCGAGGGCGGAGACCTGCTTCCGTTCGATACTGGCCAAGGACGACACGCACGCCTATGCCTGGTGCAATCTGGGAATCGCCCTGCAGCGGAAAGGGGACCTCGATGAGTCCCTGGCATGTTTCCGGCGCTCCCTGGAATTTATGCCGGATTTTGCCGAGGCAATATATAACCTGGGGCTTTTGCTGAGGGACTTGGGGAGGCCAGCCGAGGCGCTGGAGATGCTCGAACGAGCCTTGTCGCTGAAGCCGGCGTTTGCACTGGCCCAGGCCAATATCGGCGTCGTGCATCAAGACCTCGGCGATATCGACGAGGCGTCTGCGGCTTTCGATCGGGCATTGGAACTGGAGCCCGAATCCGGTGATATTCATTTGACTAAAGCCCACCTCCTGCTTTCGGCCGGACGTTTCCGCGAAGGCTGGGAGGAACAGGAATACCGGCGTCTGGCGCCGGAATTTCCACGCGGCCGGTTCCCATTCCCCGAATGGAAAGGAGAGGACCTTACCGGAAAAAACCTGCTGGTTTATGCCGAGCAGGGAATCGGTGACGAAATCATGCTGGCTGGCTGCTTTCCGGATCTGTTCGCAAAAGGGGGCCGTTGCGTGATCGAATGCGACCCCCGGCTCGAAACCCTGTATCGGCGTTCTTTTCCACAGGCCGAATTTGCCGGGAAAAGGTTCAAGAAGCCGGATACCTGGCTGGAAGCATTCCGCCCCATCGATCTGCAAATACCGGTCGGCAGCCTTCCCCGTTTTTTTCGCAACGAGGAGGCGGATTTCCCTCGCCATTCGGGTTACCTGGCAGCCGATCCGCAGCGTGTTGGACGCTGGAAAGAACGGCTCGCCGCGCTCGGGCCGGGGCTGAAAATCGGGCTGTCCTGGCGGGGCGGGACCAGCAGGACGAACGCTTACCTGCGTTCCATACCGTTGGAAACCTGGTTGCCGGTTCTCAGCCGGCCGAATACGCATTTCGTAAACCTTCAATATACCGATTGCCGGGCCGAGCTGGATTCGTTCCATTCACGGCATGGTATCCGGATTCATTCCTGGCGCGAGATCGAAAGCGACTACGAGGAAACGGCGGCCTTGGTCGCCAGCCTAGACCTGGTCATAAGTGTCTGCACGGCCGTCGTGCATCTGGCGGGTGCGCTGGGGGTGCCGGTCTGGGTCCTGGTGCCGAGTTCGCCGGGCTGGCGGTACATGCGCGAAGGGGCAAGCCTCCCTTGGTACCCCGCGGCCCGTCTGTTCCGGCAGGCTGAACCTCTGCATTGGGAGCCTGTCATCGTGGAGATCGGTACGGAGCTCGAGAGTTTGACGAATGCATTCTCACTCAGGAATTTCGATGACGTAGCGGTAGCCCGATGA
- a CDS encoding c-type cytochrome, translating into MSMRDPILAVFLALASTPALAAPEGPRLGQALEPAAISALDITVFPDGTGLPPGQGTAVEGKAVYDARCAACHGPDGSGGSAEELAGGRNPLTSAEPDKTIGTYWPYASTVFDFIRRSMPLDAPRSLGNDEVYAVTAYLLHANGIIGERDRLDATTLPKIRMPNAAGFVWAYPERQSP; encoded by the coding sequence ATGTCTATGCGTGACCCGATCCTCGCCGTATTTCTTGCCCTGGCAAGCACTCCGGCGCTCGCCGCCCCCGAAGGCCCGCGCCTGGGACAAGCCCTGGAACCGGCCGCGATCTCCGCCCTGGACATCACCGTTTTCCCCGACGGCACCGGCCTTCCGCCAGGCCAGGGCACAGCGGTCGAAGGCAAGGCCGTTTACGATGCCAGATGCGCCGCCTGCCACGGCCCGGACGGCAGCGGCGGCAGCGCCGAGGAACTGGCCGGAGGCCGCAATCCTCTGACCAGCGCCGAGCCCGACAAGACCATCGGCACTTACTGGCCCTATGCCAGCACGGTCTTCGACTTCATCCGCCGCTCCATGCCCCTCGACGCCCCACGCTCATTAGGCAACGACGAGGTCTATGCCGTCACCGCCTACCTCCTCCACGCCAACGGCATCATCGGCGAACGCGACCGGCTCGACGCGACGACGCTGCCGAAAATCCGCATGCCGAACGCCGCCGGCTTCGTCTGGGCCTACCCCGAACGGCAATCGCCCTGA
- a CDS encoding DegT/DnrJ/EryC1/StrS aminotransferase family protein: protein MATIDVPFLDLEKAYKELQAEIESAVLASLRKGWYVLGPEVEAFEKEFGAYCGAAHCIGVASGLDALHLALRAMGVGKGDEVIVPSHTYIATWLAVSLCGATPVPVEPDLDTFNIDPSRIRPAITQNTKAIIPVHMYGQPANLDPILDIARRHQLKVLEDAAQAHGACYKGARIGTHGLAVAWSFYPGKNLGALGDGGAITTNDPGIAKSVRLLRNYGSNSKYLHNTQGHNSRLDEVQAAVLRVKLKYLDEWNTRRSAIADRYSTSLEHSNIRFPVVPNWATPAWHLYVIRSPERNVLQQHLSRAGIGTLIHYPIPPHLQKAYNHLGYKAGDLPVAERIAQEILSLPIGPHLEHHQLHRILEELNKRADRFN, encoded by the coding sequence GTGGCAACCATAGACGTACCCTTTTTAGATTTAGAGAAGGCTTACAAGGAATTGCAGGCCGAGATTGAATCAGCGGTACTCGCGTCGTTGCGGAAGGGTTGGTACGTCCTCGGCCCCGAAGTCGAGGCATTCGAAAAGGAATTTGGAGCCTATTGTGGGGCAGCCCATTGCATTGGCGTAGCTAGTGGTCTCGATGCTTTGCATCTTGCTCTCCGCGCTATGGGAGTTGGTAAAGGCGACGAAGTTATCGTACCCTCACACACATATATAGCCACTTGGCTGGCGGTAAGCCTATGCGGTGCCACACCCGTCCCCGTTGAGCCGGATCTTGATACCTTTAACATTGATCCCTCACGGATAAGGCCTGCCATCACACAGAATACCAAGGCGATTATCCCCGTACACATGTATGGTCAACCTGCTAATCTCGATCCTATATTGGACATCGCCCGAAGGCATCAGCTGAAAGTATTGGAAGATGCTGCGCAAGCGCATGGCGCATGCTACAAAGGTGCGCGGATCGGCACGCATGGCCTTGCCGTCGCCTGGAGCTTTTATCCGGGGAAAAATTTAGGCGCTCTCGGCGACGGAGGAGCTATAACTACCAACGACCCCGGAATTGCGAAATCGGTCCGACTGCTGCGCAATTATGGCTCCAACTCGAAATACCTTCATAACACGCAAGGTCACAATAGTCGTCTAGATGAGGTTCAAGCTGCCGTTCTGCGAGTGAAGCTGAAATATCTCGACGAATGGAACACACGACGCTCCGCCATAGCCGATCGCTACAGCACATCCCTGGAGCACTCCAATATCCGTTTTCCTGTTGTACCGAATTGGGCGACTCCTGCCTGGCATCTTTATGTGATTCGATCTCCAGAGCGTAATGTTCTACAACAGCATCTATCTAGAGCAGGAATAGGTACGCTTATACATTACCCAATTCCGCCACATTTGCAAAAGGCTTATAACCACCTTGGATACAAAGCCGGCGACCTTCCGGTTGCCGAAAGAATAGCTCAAGAAATACTTAGCCTGCCAATCGGCCCACATTTGGAACATCATCAGTTGCACAGGATACTCGAGGAGCTCAATAAAAGAGCAGATCGATTTAATTAG
- a CDS encoding glycosyltransferase, translated as MGRKTRNPKISVIIAAYNHDKYISETVQSIWQQGYDNLEIIVVDDNSSDDTFTILNNLSEQSPVPMVVTKNPTNCGSAITFNRAAALASGDLLALFSSDDLFIRNRFELQAPILIKEPEIEAVYGNGYWFDSITKCHIGTVHSPETISLLQNYPADIYEHIVSNKCGIFVQTALIRRGLYEDIGGCDETGLSDDWALNIRIFRHLAAKRKRHAFHNDFVFEYRAHDEQSWRNDERQLESKWRIIETYTPDKFKFDASNNIILFHINSRWPYLSLAARTSQLLRLARFHASLGEWSSAMDLANRILSLDPKNEGASMLLSYQDTKEKTGFSFETAGLLEQR; from the coding sequence GTGGGACGCAAAACACGCAATCCAAAAATCAGCGTCATCATAGCGGCCTACAACCACGATAAATATATATCCGAGACAGTGCAAAGTATATGGCAGCAGGGATATGACAACTTGGAAATCATTGTGGTAGACGATAATTCATCGGATGATACATTCACGATTCTGAACAATCTGAGTGAACAATCACCCGTCCCTATGGTGGTAACAAAAAATCCGACCAATTGCGGATCCGCTATCACTTTTAACCGCGCCGCCGCTCTCGCTAGCGGCGATCTACTGGCTTTATTCTCTTCCGATGATCTGTTTATACGGAATCGCTTCGAACTCCAGGCGCCAATCCTGATAAAGGAGCCAGAAATTGAGGCCGTGTATGGAAATGGCTACTGGTTTGACAGTATTACAAAGTGCCACATTGGAACAGTTCACTCCCCAGAGACAATATCGCTTCTACAAAATTATCCGGCAGATATATATGAGCATATAGTTTCAAATAAATGCGGCATCTTCGTTCAAACCGCTCTGATAAGGCGAGGCCTGTATGAAGATATTGGAGGCTGCGATGAAACAGGGCTTTCCGACGACTGGGCGCTTAACATTCGAATTTTCCGTCACTTGGCAGCAAAACGAAAACGCCACGCCTTTCATAACGACTTCGTGTTTGAGTACAGAGCACATGATGAACAAAGCTGGCGTAACGATGAACGCCAGCTTGAATCAAAGTGGAGGATAATAGAGACATATACGCCGGACAAATTCAAATTTGATGCGAGCAATAATATAATTCTTTTTCACATCAATAGCCGTTGGCCTTATCTTTCTCTTGCCGCCCGCACCAGTCAGCTTCTAAGGCTTGCTCGCTTTCACGCGTCTCTCGGCGAGTGGTCGTCTGCCATGGACTTAGCGAATCGTATTTTATCCCTTGATCCAAAAAACGAGGGGGCTAGTATGTTATTGTCATATCAGGATACGAAAGAAAAGACGGGCTTCTCTTTTGAGACTGCTGGACTTTTAGAACAACGTTAG
- a CDS encoding FdtA/QdtA family cupin domain-containing protein, with protein sequence MNLKLCEILHLPRIEDPRGNLTFIESSTHIPFDIERVYYLYDVPGGSERGGHAHKNLHQLIVAMSGSFDVILDDGKEKKRVHLNRSYYGLYVCPMIWRELDNFSSGSVCMVLASNKYDETDYYRDYAEFMRARWQP encoded by the coding sequence ATGAATCTTAAGCTCTGCGAGATACTGCATCTACCCAGGATAGAAGACCCGCGCGGCAACCTTACTTTTATCGAATCGAGCACCCACATTCCATTTGATATTGAAAGGGTTTATTATCTTTATGATGTCCCTGGCGGATCAGAGCGTGGAGGCCATGCTCACAAAAACCTACACCAGCTTATCGTCGCCATGTCTGGCAGTTTTGACGTCATCCTTGACGATGGGAAAGAAAAAAAGCGCGTTCACTTAAATCGCTCCTATTATGGATTATATGTCTGCCCCATGATATGGCGAGAGCTCGACAATTTCTCATCCGGCTCTGTTTGCATGGTATTAGCATCCAACAAATATGACGAAACAGATTATTATCGAGATTATGCGGAATTCATGAGGGCTCGGTGGCAACCATAG